The genome window GCGGGAGAATTTGTTCAGTTAACCTAAAATGTCACGTTGCACGGCAACGTGACTAGAAGCGCTGGCACTACACCCAAGCAGAACGTGATGGAAGCAAAACACGAGAATGTGTGTCACACAGTCCGCTGAAGGGACGCCCCGCCCGCACCAGAGATTTGACCTACTTCTGCTGCCAGCGCTGCTTACCAATGCTCGGgccgtgtgcgtatgtgcgtagGCTACAGGCAGCGCTAGAGAGTGAGTCCCCACAGTTCAATACAACCTCAGAAGGCAACAGGCGTCCGTGCGCGGAGCTGGTTTAATTGCACTGGACCTGATACCGAGCGTGTAATGGTGACACAAAACTAAGACAGTTCCGAAGTATTCAGACAACCTTCTTCAACAGCAAGGCGCAAGAGACTGCAGTATAAAGGAATCATTCTTCGGATAATCCGCGGATGCTGCGTTGggcgttgctgttgttgttgttccagTGACCCAGCCTTAAATACCAATTGTTCTGCTATTTATCGCGTGGTAATCCTTTACGGTGGGATGTCCCACGCTTCCcgacatccaaaacaaacctgtTTGGGATTAAGTAGGCAATATTACGAGCTAGTTCGTCTGCGTTCGGCATCATCACTGAGTTTGAGTGCTGGTTGTTTACGAGGTGTACCTGCACAAACGACTTCACGATTTACGTGAACTTCACGCACACTTCCTCGAGTTACCTGTCAACCTGCAAATACTATCCACGAGCTTCAGAGTGACCGGTGAGTCCAAATATGTTTCCCCATCGAATATAATTACAAAAGCTTTTGCCCTGACATGTTTCTTCTGCCTGTCAAGTTCTGGAGTGTAGACGAGATGTGATTTCAGATGCCCCTCTAATGCATGCCGTTAAAGCGTACGTTAAAATAATGAACGCAGACTGGAGTTAGCATGAAATGCTCGTTAATAGTTGGTATGTCCTGCTTGGGTCAAGGGGCTCGTTTTCTGGGTTGAGGGTTCGAGTTAGTCCACTCCAGACTGACCCGTATCTGCCTTACGTTGGGTGAGATTGGAAGTGCGTCACTGCGTTTCTTTGGATTGAAGTTTTTGGTTCTAATAGCCTATTGACGGACATCAGAGACCATTGGATGTGTTTTAAAACACTTCTCTTAGCCCCTTCTCTTTTTTGAATGTGCTTACGTTTTTGGTTATCAACACTGTGCGgtttcatagtgtgtgtgtgtgtgtgtgtgtgtgtgtgtttgtgtgtgtagcctgcATAAGGACCAAGTAGAGTAGTAATTTGATATCCTCTGCGCTCGACGCACCTACTTCCCTTCACGAAAACAACTTTCTCCGGAGGCGGGGCGCATGTAGAGCGGCCCCGATTTCTACAGCTGGAATATATTGGATTAGGCTACATTAACTTTAATGGCAAATTGACCTTAATTTCTGTCGTTACTATTTTGCTCTACGTTAAACTATTCCCAGGGCTGCTTAAATGCACAGTGAGAAATAACTGAGGAATTCATAGACAGCCTCCTGACTGGGAGCTCAAGTTGTCAAGCATAGCGGACGTCATAGGCCTATTTGAATATTGACTGATTAACGGACTAGGTCTCGCAAGTTCCTGGCAATATATAGTAAGAACCATCGGAAGTTAGAAAAATTATGCTACAAATTAGGTAGCGATTTACATAGGCCTATCTGAGCTTTCTTCAGCAAAAAAAAGCCTGCAAATAAGTAATCATTCTCCATATCAAGTTAATTTTGAACAGTGAATCTGAGTTGATCATGCAGTCAGAGCCAATAGCTGCGATGTTTTATGATGGGATTCTGTCGGCCATTTAGAATTTAGAACATAGTCTACCCAACACACGTGGCTTGTTCCACTCCAAATTCAGCTCTATGACGCGAGAGTCCGTTTTCCCCGCGCGCTCCTTAAGTTTGCGCAGCAACTGAATCCTGCAAAAGCGCTTATCTACTGACGCGTTCTCAACTCGACACACCCTCACTTGAATATTTGAACTAAAAAAATCACCAGGGAAAACTGGCGGCAACGCGCAGATTTGAGAGGCAAACCGAACGTTGAGTCGTCAGTATATACAACCCGAGCTGGTTCATGCGCCAGATTCTTCACCGTACAGACCGACAGCTGAGGCGCAGGTAACTTCTGTGCTGTTCTGTAAACATCTACAGTAACGGAAGCAGTAAACCGGAAAGCAGGAGGTTTCATTGAAAGCTCGTGTCGCTTATGATGGGGCTAACCATTCTAGGTTAGGCTACTCGTGAGCGCTTGTCTCTGGTGGGTATCCCACTCAGGTGGAAGATCACTGTAGGAACTCGCATGTCCGCTCAGGAATGTCTCCCCGTGCGCCTAAACACACGAAAACTTCACGTGGGTCTGTGGAAAGCGCTGAATGTGCACGTGCATAAGAACAGGTGCAGTAGGTTCCCAGCGGCACTTTTCTCTGTGTGAGCCtctgaaacgtgtgtgtgtgtgtgtgtgtgtgtgtgacactgtgttttttttactttgttttgGGTGTCCAGTGGTGTTTACTAGAGGCTGAAAGATTGATCGTTGACAGATTAATTCGGTCGTTTTTTTGCCAGTAGTTTGTAGTGTTTGTGTAACTGAccgctctcctcccctcctcctctcctctccctcattctctctcctcccctcctttcctctcctcctctcctcccctcctctcctctctcctcctcagacTCATGGCCATGGCTCTATCTGAGCGGGACGCTGAAGTTCCTATGGAGGAGAccagggggcgctgtggcgtgCGGCGGAATCTCTTCGGCCCCGTCGACCACCAGCAGCTTGAGCAGGAATTCCAGCGCCTGCTGTGCATGACCGTTGACACGGCAACGCGCCGCTGGGACTTTGACTTCCTGTCTGATCGCCCCTCCCCCGGCTCCACCCTGCAGTGGGAGGAGCTGCGATGCCAGGATGTGCCAGCGTTCTACCACAGCCGAGTGGTGAAGAGGGCAGGAAGTGGGCGCTGGAGGAGTGAGGTgggcacctcctcctcttcctcctccacctcatcctcctcctcctcctctcccacccaCTCCTCCAGCGAGGGGAACGCCAGTCCTCCCCTGTGGAACAGCAGGGCCATGAAGAGGAGCTTCAGCGCACTCAGCGTTGCCATGGCACCCAAACACAAACAGGCCACCATTACAGGTCAGAGCCCCGCCTCCTCAGAacacctctcttctcctctctccttctatcttcctcttccactcctctctatccctctctcatttctctcctctccttctatcttcctcttccactcctctcctatttctctcctctccttctatcttcctcttccactcctctcccatttctctcctctctccttctatcttcctcttccactcctctcccaTTTCTCTCCTCTCAACTTCTATTCTgctcttcttgaatttcccctggggatcaataaagtatctatctatctatctatctatctatctatctatcttccactcctctctcatttctctcctcaacttcttttctcctcttccactcctctatccctctcatttctctcctctctccttctatcttcCTTTCCCACTCCTCTGtcatttctctcctctttctatccctttctcctctctctatccctctctctctctctacgggAGCATCTTGCTGTAACTcgtgctctcctctctcactcctctccctctatccatctctctctctacgggAGCATCTTGCTGTAACTtgtgctctcctctctcactcctctccctctctatccatctctctctatccctctctctctctacgggAGCATCTTGCTGTAACTTGTGCTGTCCTCTCTGTCCTCGCAGACTTCTTCacggtgaggaagaggaggcgccTGCATCACAAGTCCATGTCACGTCAGTAGGAGGAGCTAGGCAACAGGAGGAGTGGCTTAGCCTCACCATAGCAATGGAAGAAATGGACATAAAGACTTGAGTGGACTCCTTGTTTGAGCagactcacttcctgtctgaatgaactcacttcctgtctacaCTGTCAGACACGCCCTCATCCTCTTCTGATGTCATCAGACTCTTCTCTGGCTTATTTGGTGCATAAGCAAAGCATCTGATATACTGTGAAACCAATAATGCACTCGTAACGTAAACAACCCTCCCCCCTCAAACTACGCTCATTGCCCCAAACTACCCCCTCACGCCCCAAACTACGCTCATTGCCCCACTGTAAACCAGACAACTTAAGCTCCAACCTCAGTGACCTTCGGTAAACATCTCCCCTGACCTTTGCCAAATATTAGCAGAGGGCCGACGCTCAGTCTCAGATAGGAGGCCCGCAGGTCAGCAACGttattcttctgtgtgtgtgtgcgtgtgtgtgtaagaatgacAGCAGGACCTGGGGGGCAGAGGTCACTAGTCACCCTTCTCACCTCTAACAATCCACTGCACTCTGctgtcttttatttatttaatgctGCTTCATTTCTTTTGCGGTACTTCAGATCTGTAACCTGGCCATCTGTTCAGCTCCAGCAGCTCAAAACGCAAATGTGGACCATGAGTACGTATGTGTACTGTTTAGctagtatgtacagtatgtgcactcTTTAGcgagtatgtacagtatgtgcactcTTTAGctagtatgtacagtatgtgtactcTTTAGCTAGTATAATCTTCAGTCTTTGGTCGTTTCTCATCAGAATATTGAGTTTATGGCTTCTGAAGCCGTTTTCTTTTGACGATGTAGCAATGTCTGTCCCACGTTTGTCAGCTTTAAGGTAATCATACTAAT of Alosa sapidissima isolate fAloSap1 chromosome 1, fAloSap1.pri, whole genome shotgun sequence contains these proteins:
- the cdkn1d gene encoding cyclin-dependent kinase inhibitor 1D isoform X2 — translated: MRQILHRTDRQLRRRLMAMALSERDAEVPMEETRGRCGVRRNLFGPVDHQQLEQEFQRLLCMTVDTATRRWDFDFLSDRPSPGSTLQWEELRCQDVPAFYHSRVVKRAGSGRWRSEVGTSSSSSSTSSSSSSSPTHSSSEGNASPPLWNSRAMKRSFSALSVAMAPKHKQATITDFFTVRKRRRLHHKSMSRQ
- the cdkn1d gene encoding cyclin-dependent kinase inhibitor 1D isoform X3 → MAMALSERDAEVPMEETRGRCGVRRNLFGPVDHQQLEQEFQRLLCMTVDTATRRWDFDFLSDRPSPGSTLQWEELRCQDVPAFYHSRVVKRAGSGRWRSEVGTSSSSSSTSSSSSSSPTHSSSEGNASPPLWNSRAMKRSFSALSVAMAPKHKQATITDFFTVRKRRRLHHKSMSRQ
- the cdkn1d gene encoding cyclin-dependent kinase inhibitor 1D isoform X1, yielding MSAQECLPVRLNTRKLHVGLWKALNVHVHKNRLMAMALSERDAEVPMEETRGRCGVRRNLFGPVDHQQLEQEFQRLLCMTVDTATRRWDFDFLSDRPSPGSTLQWEELRCQDVPAFYHSRVVKRAGSGRWRSEVGTSSSSSSTSSSSSSSPTHSSSEGNASPPLWNSRAMKRSFSALSVAMAPKHKQATITDFFTVRKRRRLHHKSMSRQ